DNA sequence from the Thauera sedimentorum genome:
CAGGCGACCAAGGCGTTTGCCATTGATCACCGGCAGCATGGCGCCCAGCAGTCCCAGCAAACCCGTCGCGGCGATGTACTGGCTGACCGGTTCGGCGGCCATGCCCGCATCACGGCCGATCAGCCCCACGTAGGCCCAGATCCCGCTGGCCGCAAGCTGGTAGCCGAGGATTGCCAGCAGCAGCAGCGTCGTGTTGGCAGGCAAGGGCGCGGATGGTTCGACTGGACTGCGATCGAGCCTCAGCGTGGGCAGGAACGGCAGCAAGATCAGGCTCAGGGCCGCCAGGGCGGCCATCACGTAGAACACGGCGTGGGGGCCAAGGACGGTTTCCAGCCCCGGCAGCAGATAGATGACCACGGAGCCCAGGCTGAACTGCACGAACATCAACAGGCCGAAGGCCCGGTCGGGGTCGTTCAAACGCGCCAGCGCCGCAAGCCCGATTCCGACACAGAGTCCGCCCAGCAAGCCGGCGCCAAAGCGCCAGCCGAGCAGCAACGGGTAGTGCTCCACCCAGGCGGTGGCCAGGTCGACGATGCTCAGCAGCGCCAGGAAGGTCAGCATGGCGTATTGCCATTGCACCCGGCGTATCAGGGCGACCGCAATGGCGCTGCCGAGCAAGCCGCCGTAGCCGTTGAGCGCAACGATATGCCCGGCCTGGGCGTCACTGAAGCCGATGTTTCCCGCAAGCGCGTTGACGACTCCGGGCAGGAAGTTGATATAGGCAAGGCCTGTCATGGCTACAAACGCCAGAAGGCAATAGGCCAGAGTGCCGGTGGCGGGTATTGGATTTGGATGACGGTATTTCAAGGGTTTTTCCCGGACAGGTGCGTGCTTGGTTGGCGAATTCTAGGCACCTGAAAAATCGGGAAAATCGGCTTGTCATCCCAAACAGTCGTGAATATCGTTCATGATTCTTTGTTGCTACACTGGGTCGATGGACAAGCTACGGTCACTGGAAATCTTTATCGCCACCTGTGATGGCGGCAGTTTCGCAGCGGCAGCCAGGTTGTGTGGCAGCGATCCATCCACCGTCAGCAAGGCCATTGGCCGCCTGGAGGCCCAGTTGGGGCTGACGCTCTTTCAGCGCTCGACCCGCCAGTTGCGGATTACCAGCGCCGGCGAGCGTTACGCCGGCACCGTACGCAAGATGATGCGGGAGCTCTCCGGTTGCGAAGAGGAGCTCAAGCAGATCAACCGCTCACCCAGCGGCACCCTGCGCATCAATTCCGCCGTCTGCTACGGACACCTCTATCTGCGCCCCTTGTTGCGGGCGTTCTGCCTTCGGTATCCGGATATCCGTCTGGAGCTCGAGATCAATGACCTGCATGTGGATATCATCGACAACGACATCGATGTGGCACTGCGAACCGGCTACGTGAAGGACAGCCGTCTGGTGGCCCGGCGCCTCAGCCCGATGGACTTTCTCGTCTGCGCCTCGCCCCGGTATCTGGAGGAGTTCGGCACGCCCCGCCGTCGCGAAGACTTTCACTCGCACGCCTGGATTGGTTTTCGCATCAAGGAAACCCAGCAACTACAGCCGATTTTCCTGCCCGACGAGTCAGGGGAGTATCTGCCCTATGATCTGGAACGGCGTTATCTCACGGATGATGGCGAAGCGATGGCGTACATGTGTGCAGATGGTCTCGGCTTTGCACAGTTGCCTCACTTTCTCGCCAAGGAAGGACTGGACAGCGGAGCCCTGGTGTCGCTTTACCCGTATTTCCGCCCTCCCGATCCCGGTAGCGGTGTCTTCGCCATCTACCCCAAACGTGATTTTCTGCCCGCCAAGGTTCGGGTGTTCATCGACTTTCTGAACGACGCCCTGGCGGCCCGGGGCGAAAGTGCCAACCATACCTGGGCGGAGAACTGGGCGCCGCTTGTGCCTCGCGTTTGAAGAGAAGGACACGCGTTGTCCGCCAGTACAACAATCCTCGATCCCAGCAAAGGACACCCGGGATGGCCGGCACCGGGGAGCAAGGAGAATCTGCAAGCGTGGAAGCGTCCTCGATGGATTTCCAGCCTGTCGCGTCGCCACAGACGGAGTCCGAGCTGGCGGTGATGGTGAGCGTGCTGGAAGCCTACGGTATCCCGCACTTCGTACTGAATCGCGGTTTTGGCGGACTGTACCCCGGGATGAAGGTGCCCTTGCTCAATGGCCAGCGCATCCTCGTTCCCGCAGAGCGGGCCGCGGAGGCGAAGGAACTGCTGAGCGGTTTCGACCAGCCCGAGGAGGCTGTCGAAGCCGAGGCAAAGCTCTCGCTGGCGGACAGGCTGCGGGTCATTGCCGAGTTGCTGATCGGCGGTTGGGCGGTTCCGGTGAAGCGGCGACGCCCGGACGATGACCCGGAAGCCTGAGGCGCCGGGCCCGCGCTCCCTCACTCTCCACCCATACCGGCCCACCGAGCCGGCAAGGACCACCCGATGGACGAACTCCAGATCCTGATCGACCTTCACAAGCACGCCGACCGCCAGGGACCGGGCGGGGACGCCGAAACGGCGCTAGCGCTCGACCTGGCCGGGGTGGACCGCGCTGCGCCCCTGGCGGTTGCGGACATCGGCTGCGGCACCGGCGCATCCGCCCTGCTCCTCGCCCGTCTGTTGCCCAATGCGCGGATCACCGCGGTGGATTTTCTGGCGGATTTTCTCGACGTGCTGCAGGCGCGGGCCGCACGGGCGGGCGTGGCGGAGCGGATTACGCCCCTGGCCTGCTCGATGGACGAGCTGCCCTTTGCCGACGGCCAGTTCGACCTGATCTGGTCCGAAGGCGCGATCTACAACATCGGCTTCGAAGCGGGCGTGGCCGGCTGGCGGCGTTTCCTGAAACCGGGGGGATTGCTGGTGGTGTCCGAGATCACCTGGACCACCGCCTCCCGCCCGGCGGAACTCCAGGCCCATTGGGACGGCGAGTACCCGGAGATCGCCCCGGCCTCGGCCAAGATCGGCGTGCTGGAACAGCAGGCCTACTCGCCCGTCGCCTACTTCACGCTGCCCGAGCACTGCTGGCTGGAGAACTACTACCGGCCGATGCAGGCGCGCTTTGCGGACTTTCTGGCACGCCAGGACCACAGCGCGGCGGCACGCGCGGTCGTGGCCGCGGAGCAGCGGGAGATCGACCTGTATGAACGCTACAAGGACCATGTGAGCTACGGGGTGTATGTCGCCCGGAAACTGGGGTAGAACTGCGGGGAGGCATCGAACCGCCAGCGAGGCAGGCCAGTGAAGAACGCCCGGGATTTCTGGAACAAGTCGGCGCCGCGCTACGCGCGCAGCCCGATCAAGGACGAGAAGACCTACCAGCAGAAGCTGGCGATCACGCGCGAGTACCTGCGCCCGGATTCCGACGTGCTGGAGTTCGGCTGCGGCACCGGGGGCACGGCAATAGCCCATGCGCCCTATGTGCGCAGCATCGTCGCCACCGACATTTCCGACCGCATGCTGGAGATCGCCCGCGGCAAGGCCGACCAGGCGGGGGTCGGCAACATCGCCTTCCGCCAGGGCACGCTGGATACGCTGGACCTGCCGGCCGGGCATTTCGATGCGGTGCTGGGGCTCAACGTGCTGCACCTCATCGAGGACGTGGACGCGGCGGTCGCGCGGGTGAGCGACTTGCTGAAGCCGGGCGGGGTGTTCGTTTCCAGCACCTCGCTGGTCGGCGAGATCAGCTTCCTGTGGCGCTGGTTGATCGCCGCCATGCAGGCGCTCGGCCTGGCGCCCCATGTGAGCCGGCTCGACAGGCAGGGGCTGCTGTCCATCCTGGCCGGCGCCGGCTTTGCGGTGGACCACACCTGGCAGCCGACCCGGGAGTCCATCTTCATCGTCGCCAGAAAGCCGGGCCCGCCCGCATGACCCGCTTCCGGCAGCTTCGGCGGGCAGCAGGCCGATGAGCGCCGCGCAGGCCCTGGCGCTGTTCCTGGTAATGCTGCCACTGGCGGCGATGCCGAGCGCCAGCGTGGCGCTGGTGGTGGCCAGATCGGGCAGCGGCGGCCGCGCGAGCGGCGCCTTCTGCGCGCTGGGCATCGTCGCGGGC
Encoded proteins:
- a CDS encoding class I SAM-dependent methyltransferase, which produces MKNARDFWNKSAPRYARSPIKDEKTYQQKLAITREYLRPDSDVLEFGCGTGGTAIAHAPYVRSIVATDISDRMLEIARGKADQAGVGNIAFRQGTLDTLDLPAGHFDAVLGLNVLHLIEDVDAAVARVSDLLKPGGVFVSSTSLVGEISFLWRWLIAAMQALGLAPHVSRLDRQGLLSILAGAGFAVDHTWQPTRESIFIVARKPGPPA
- a CDS encoding class I SAM-dependent methyltransferase, which encodes MDELQILIDLHKHADRQGPGGDAETALALDLAGVDRAAPLAVADIGCGTGASALLLARLLPNARITAVDFLADFLDVLQARAARAGVAERITPLACSMDELPFADGQFDLIWSEGAIYNIGFEAGVAGWRRFLKPGGLLVVSEITWTTASRPAELQAHWDGEYPEIAPASAKIGVLEQQAYSPVAYFTLPEHCWLENYYRPMQARFADFLARQDHSAAARAVVAAEQREIDLYERYKDHVSYGVYVARKLG
- a CDS encoding putative signal transducing protein encodes the protein MAGTGEQGESASVEASSMDFQPVASPQTESELAVMVSVLEAYGIPHFVLNRGFGGLYPGMKVPLLNGQRILVPAERAAEAKELLSGFDQPEEAVEAEAKLSLADRLRVIAELLIGGWAVPVKRRRPDDDPEA
- a CDS encoding MFS transporter: MKYRHPNPIPATGTLAYCLLAFVAMTGLAYINFLPGVVNALAGNIGFSDAQAGHIVALNGYGGLLGSAIAVALIRRVQWQYAMLTFLALLSIVDLATAWVEHYPLLLGWRFGAGLLGGLCVGIGLAALARLNDPDRAFGLLMFVQFSLGSVVIYLLPGLETVLGPHAVFYVMAALAALSLILLPFLPTLRLDRSPVEPSAPLPANTTLLLLAILGYQLAASGIWAYVGLIGRDAGMAAEPVSQYIAATGLLGLLGAMLPVINGKRLGRLFWVSTGLVMSMLAAVLLNHAQHTVLYVAAMALLFFAWPAVQSFLLAVTADMDRSGRLSAMAGLTVYVGLASGPLLAASLLDHDGFPAMLYSCAGLFFTSFLLLLRPVQAQDSPVGALSFSR
- a CDS encoding LysR family transcriptional regulator, which encodes MDKLRSLEIFIATCDGGSFAAAARLCGSDPSTVSKAIGRLEAQLGLTLFQRSTRQLRITSAGERYAGTVRKMMRELSGCEEELKQINRSPSGTLRINSAVCYGHLYLRPLLRAFCLRYPDIRLELEINDLHVDIIDNDIDVALRTGYVKDSRLVARRLSPMDFLVCASPRYLEEFGTPRRREDFHSHAWIGFRIKETQQLQPIFLPDESGEYLPYDLERRYLTDDGEAMAYMCADGLGFAQLPHFLAKEGLDSGALVSLYPYFRPPDPGSGVFAIYPKRDFLPAKVRVFIDFLNDALAARGESANHTWAENWAPLVPRV